Part of the Fibrobacter succinogenes genome, CCGCCAGGCTATCGACGGCGATACCGCACAGGTCGGTCCGCAGATTGCAGAAAAGCTCGGACTTACTCAGGTCACTTACGCCGAAGAAATCTTGAAGCTCGACGAACAGGCACGCAAGGTCGTGATCCGCCGCCACATCGACGGTGGTGTCGAAACTGTGGAAGCACCGCTCCCGCTGGTCGTGACCGTGAACGGCAGTGCAGCTCCGTGCCGTCCGCGCAATGCAAAGCGCATCATGAAGTTCAAGAACGCTACTGCAGTTGCCGAACGCAAGCCGGAAGATGCAGACAAGTACGCAGCTCTCATCGCTAAGAAGCCCTACCTCGACATCCCGCAGTGGGGTGCAGCCGACATCGACGCCGACCCGACCCAGATCGGTAAGGCTGGCTCGCCGACGAACGTGAAGGCGGTCAAGAACATCGTGTTCAAGGCCAAGGAAAGCCGCACGCTCTCCGCAAGCGACGCCGACATTGAAGGACTTATCAAGGAACTTTTAGACGGGAAGATTATTGGCTAACCTATGAATAACGTATTTGTATATTGCGAAATTGAGGGAACCACCGTCGTTGACGTTTCCCTTGAACTGCTTTCCAAGGGTCGCAAGTTGGCCAACACTCTCGGCGTTCAGCTTGAGTGCATTTGCGCTGGCAAGGGCCTTGATGGCATTGAAAAACAGGTTTTCCCTTACGGTGTGGACAAGGTTCATGTGTTCGACGCCGAAGGCCTGTTCCCCTACACCACCAACCCGCACGCTTCTCTCGTGGTGAACCTCTTCAAGGAAGAACAGCCGCAGATTTGCTTGCTCGGTGCTACAGTTATCGGCCGTGACCTCGGCCCGCGCATTTCCAGCGCCATGCACAGCGGCCTTACCGCTGACTGTACCGAACTCGAAATCGACAGCTTCGAAATGAGCATCGGTGGCGTGAAGAAGTTCTACGAAAACCAGCTCTGCCAGATCCGTCCGGCATTCGGCGGTAACATCGTCGCAACGATTGTGAACCCGGAACACCGCCCGCAGATGGCTACCGTCCGCGAAGGCGTGATGAAGAAGGAAATCGTGGACCCGAACTACAAGGGCGAAGTCATCAAGCACGACGTGGCCAAGTACGTTCCGGAAACGGAATACGTGGTCAAGGTGCTCGAACGCCATGTGGAAAAGGCCAAGCACAACCTCAAGGGCGCCCCGATCGTGGTCGCCGGTGGTTACGGTATGGGCTCCAAGGAAAACTTCGACATGCTGTTCGAACTTGCCAAGGAACTCCACGCTGAAGTCGGTGCTAGCCGCGCCGCTGTGGACGCAGGTTTCGTCGATCATGACCGCCAGATCGGTCAGACTGGCGTAACGGTCCGCCCGAAGGTCTATATCGCTTTCGGTATTTCCGGCCAGATCCAGCACCTCGCTGGCATGCAGGATTCAGGTATCATCATCTCCGTGA contains:
- a CDS encoding electron transfer flavoprotein subunit beta/FixA family protein, whose translation is MSLKIVVLAKQVPDTRNVGPDAMTPQGTINRAALPAVFNPEDLNALEQALRLKDQFPGSTISVLTMGLPKSAEVVREALYRGADCGYVVTDRPLGGADTLATSYTLAQAVKKIGDYDIILGGRQAIDGDTAQVGPQIAEKLGLTQVTYAEEILKLDEQARKVVIRRHIDGGVETVEAPLPLVVTVNGSAAPCRPRNAKRIMKFKNATAVAERKPEDADKYAALIAKKPYLDIPQWGAADIDADPTQIGKAGSPTNVKAVKNIVFKAKESRTLSASDADIEGLIKELLDGKIIG